From Deltaproteobacteria bacterium, one genomic window encodes:
- a CDS encoding Gfo/Idh/MocA family oxidoreductase — protein sequence MRLGFIGTGTAAQEHAKVALALGHRIVAASARSESSPRWERFHSLAPTARFIADVDSLLKAQDVDAIVVSLNWNVTHEWLEALVTSPKPMLIEKPPALDQERLKSALHRHPATVANKRVAYNRRLYEPVQILRARVKEGGLKSVEVTLSDDIEHYRSRYGEEIIPHLTMFAGTHLLDLMIFLFSPLRLLKSYPYPEKGEAKPYVSFHALLESGAGVPLWLSLNADDPSPVGIRCRFDDGTTWHLAPLERLKVYRGFQIEPPTKENNIRRYTPKLEKEVAVDNRFKPGFLAQMEAFLSGRMEEMATLDDSLALFDLFDQIKGKN from the coding sequence CAGGAGCATGCCAAGGTCGCCTTGGCTTTGGGGCACCGGATTGTAGCGGCCTCGGCACGGAGTGAGAGTTCGCCGCGATGGGAGAGGTTTCATTCTCTCGCCCCCACCGCTCGTTTTATCGCCGACGTCGATTCCCTCCTCAAGGCCCAAGATGTGGATGCGATCGTTGTCAGTCTTAATTGGAATGTGACCCACGAATGGTTAGAGGCGCTCGTCACTTCACCGAAACCGATGCTGATTGAGAAACCGCCAGCCCTCGATCAAGAAAGACTTAAGTCGGCTCTTCATCGTCATCCGGCAACTGTTGCCAACAAAAGAGTGGCGTACAACAGGAGGTTGTACGAACCGGTTCAGATTTTAAGAGCCAGGGTGAAGGAAGGGGGACTGAAGTCGGTCGAGGTGACACTTTCTGACGATATCGAGCATTATCGATCGCGGTATGGAGAGGAGATCATTCCTCATCTCACAATGTTTGCCGGCACACATCTTTTAGATCTGATGATTTTTCTGTTTTCTCCGCTCCGTCTCCTCAAGAGCTATCCCTACCCGGAAAAAGGAGAAGCCAAACCGTATGTCTCTTTTCATGCCTTGCTTGAGAGTGGTGCCGGCGTTCCCCTCTGGCTCTCTTTAAATGCCGATGATCCGAGCCCGGTTGGGATTCGTTGCCGTTTTGACGATGGCACGACCTGGCATTTGGCCCCTCTCGAACGGCTTAAGGTTTACCGAGGATTTCAGATTGAGCCTCCGACAAAGGAAAACAACATTCGTCGTTATACCCCTAAGCTTGAAAAAGAAGTGGCAGTCGATAACCGTTTCAAGCCAGGTTTTCTGGCACAGATGGAGGCGTTTTTGAGTGGTCGCATGGAAGAGATGGCTACGCTGGATGATTCGTTGGCCTTGTTTGATCTGTTCGATCAAATTAAAGGGAAAAATTAA
- the cysC gene encoding adenylyl-sulfate kinase, protein MSQREKPGTVIWLTGLSGSGKTTLAFRLKNEFELQKLPVEVLDGDMVRDFFENDLGYSRKERILNVKRIAFAAMLMARHGTDVIVANIAPYYEVRDFIRRHLKNYLQIYVKALPETVRKRDVKGHYRRFEQGQIRDMVGIDDDYDQPRRPDLILDTDCETIDQSLARLVDFCRQKGALT, encoded by the coding sequence ATGTCTCAAAGGGAAAAACCTGGAACTGTCATTTGGCTCACCGGTCTCTCCGGTTCCGGAAAGACAACCTTGGCCTTCCGTCTCAAGAATGAATTTGAATTACAGAAGTTGCCTGTGGAGGTTTTAGACGGCGATATGGTTCGGGATTTTTTTGAAAATGACTTAGGTTATAGCCGAAAAGAGCGGATTCTGAATGTGAAGCGAATCGCGTTTGCGGCGATGCTCATGGCGCGTCACGGAACCGATGTTATCGTTGCGAATATTGCCCCCTATTATGAGGTCCGTGATTTTATTCGGCGTCACCTGAAGAACTATCTCCAGATTTATGTCAAGGCATTGCCCGAAACAGTACGAAAGAGGGATGTCAAAGGACACTATCGTCGTTTTGAACAGGGGCAGATTCGCGACATGGTCGGGATTGATGATGACTACGATCAGCCACGTCGGCCCGATCTCATTTTAGATACGGATTGTGAAACAATTGATCAGTCGTTGGCAAGACTTGTTGATTTTTGCCGACAAAAGGGAGCTCTGACATGA
- the sat gene encoding sulfate adenylyltransferase, whose protein sequence is MRLVVDQDAELELANIQEGVFAPLSGFFGGKDYRSVVDEMHIQNGSPWTIPVTLDLDEGEVKRATSSGVLTLIRHDGTELGKLEVEDIFRVDLEHDLQKVFGTTDRRHPGVDKEGSRSPYRVGGKVRPTRLVTNHSAPASFSPVETRKIFRERGWKSVAGFQTRNPIHKAHEYLQRLALEMTDGLFLQPLIGWKKSGDIAPEAVVASYRRMVKDFYPLDRVLFGTLRTPMRYAGPREAVFHAIVRRNYGCTHFIVGRDHAGVGNYYGKYEAQDFCKKFPDLGIKILDFAGPYFCGACGHIVTERSCPHGEKYVVHVSGTEVRDRLRRGEKPPVEYMRPEIAEVLLEMQKEGKLFIED, encoded by the coding sequence ATGAGGCTGGTTGTCGACCAAGATGCAGAACTAGAACTTGCCAATATTCAAGAAGGGGTCTTTGCCCCTCTTTCCGGTTTTTTTGGGGGAAAGGATTATCGCTCGGTCGTCGATGAGATGCATATCCAAAACGGCTCCCCCTGGACGATACCGGTTACCCTTGATCTGGATGAGGGGGAGGTGAAGAGGGCAACCTCTTCCGGGGTTCTGACGCTCATCCGTCACGATGGGACTGAATTGGGCAAGTTAGAGGTCGAAGATATCTTTCGGGTTGACCTTGAGCACGATCTTCAGAAGGTTTTCGGGACGACCGACCGTCGCCATCCGGGTGTTGATAAAGAGGGGAGTCGTTCTCCTTATCGTGTGGGGGGAAAAGTCCGACCGACAAGGCTGGTGACAAATCATTCGGCCCCTGCTTCCTTCTCTCCTGTCGAAACGAGGAAGATTTTTCGGGAACGTGGTTGGAAGAGTGTGGCCGGATTCCAGACCCGGAATCCGATCCACAAGGCCCACGAATATCTTCAGCGTTTGGCCTTGGAAATGACCGACGGCCTATTCCTTCAACCGTTGATCGGTTGGAAGAAAAGCGGGGATATTGCTCCTGAGGCGGTCGTTGCCTCGTATCGTCGGATGGTGAAAGATTTTTATCCACTGGATCGTGTCTTGTTTGGCACCTTGAGAACACCGATGCGTTACGCCGGTCCCCGCGAGGCGGTCTTCCACGCAATTGTTCGCCGGAATTACGGCTGCACCCATTTTATTGTTGGTCGGGATCATGCGGGTGTTGGCAATTATTACGGCAAATACGAGGCCCAAGATTTTTGTAAAAAATTTCCCGATTTAGGGATAAAGATTCTCGACTTCGCCGGACCTTATTTTTGCGGTGCTTGCGGCCATATTGTGACTGAAAGATCCTGTCCTCATGGTGAGAAGTATGTGGTGCATGTTTCGGGAACGGAAGTTCGGGATCGTCTGCGGCGGGGCGAGAAACCGCCTGTTGAATATATGAGACCAGAGATTGCTGAAGTGTTGTTGGAGATGCAGAAAGAGGGGAAGTTGTTTATTGAGGACTGA
- a CDS encoding sulfatase-like hydrolase/transferase, producing the protein MNREILRDYWVGAASEDRRLFYARPVKEWLKWSLRLIEYLLARYLGWLYQIFVHKRRLGKGGKYARIKDQRFFSWYLPGRPYFEIQIGNDTRCSAILAESDEFSFERKVDRILDRDKDLLFGMAPLVGTAQTALVKKWNCRVKIKDLTSGEIHSWEERFPFNGRSERFAYYPGDGWAEFRISLTPYVGRNIRVTISGTPAVSLATPQLIARKEKARNVLLISFESLTDFRYLRERYGNRVGELPNLERLCGESVVYPKVYSPTDCTLSFAASILTGLMPSQHGIGNYAIAADSFENSVYHPELRTLPGMFKDHRFLTFFGGTQVRFSSKVGWARGFDHYFHVFDKWGTNTPQFDWLTRAFRTYKEYDKFFYTHIDFLHEPLLAFNDRERMRLLDLPHLQSNPEEALANLYFEQLHELDFQLGLFLDYLKNSGQWDQTAIVITGDHGGGLHFVKHSEFALFEERVRVPLIVKYPDWQANPLERKPITNSISEIYRVLHHLLSQKLPDYLAALPQYQPEYSQYAFSETIMNPNRQYKRYNLAVMNHPYKYVVWREVDWDRFKPEAKSKESLFQSNGETYQEEKDLCHDQPEAAEKYRQLAEKVLEKNLRFMEKYPPQKY; encoded by the coding sequence ATGAATAGGGAAATTCTGCGCGATTACTGGGTCGGCGCCGCTTCTGAAGATCGCCGCCTCTTCTATGCCCGCCCCGTGAAGGAATGGCTCAAGTGGAGCTTAAGGCTTATCGAATACCTTCTGGCACGCTACCTGGGGTGGCTCTATCAAATCTTCGTTCATAAAAGGAGACTCGGAAAAGGGGGGAAATACGCCCGTATCAAGGATCAGCGTTTTTTTTCCTGGTATCTGCCGGGTCGGCCTTATTTTGAAATTCAGATAGGCAACGATACCCGTTGCTCGGCGATCCTGGCGGAATCCGATGAATTCTCTTTTGAACGTAAGGTTGATCGTATTTTGGATAGAGACAAAGACCTCCTGTTTGGAATGGCCCCCCTTGTTGGGACCGCCCAGACTGCTTTGGTCAAGAAGTGGAATTGTCGGGTGAAGATCAAAGATCTGACATCAGGAGAGATCCATTCCTGGGAGGAGCGTTTCCCCTTTAACGGACGCTCGGAACGATTTGCCTATTATCCGGGGGATGGTTGGGCGGAGTTTAGGATCTCGCTCACACCTTATGTCGGGCGCAATATCAGGGTCACCATCTCCGGCACTCCTGCCGTTTCCCTCGCAACGCCCCAGTTGATTGCCCGAAAAGAAAAGGCCAGAAATGTCCTTTTGATCAGCTTTGAATCGCTGACTGACTTTCGGTACCTTCGCGAAAGATACGGGAACAGGGTGGGGGAGCTTCCCAATCTGGAACGTTTGTGCGGGGAGAGTGTTGTCTATCCGAAGGTTTATTCACCGACCGATTGCACCCTCTCTTTTGCCGCCTCGATCCTGACCGGGCTCATGCCGAGCCAGCATGGGATAGGGAATTACGCGATCGCCGCCGACAGCTTTGAAAACAGCGTTTATCATCCTGAGCTCCGGACTCTTCCTGGGATGTTCAAGGATCACCGATTCTTGACTTTCTTTGGAGGGACCCAGGTGAGGTTCAGCTCCAAGGTCGGATGGGCCAGGGGATTCGATCACTATTTTCATGTCTTTGATAAGTGGGGGACAAACACTCCCCAGTTTGACTGGCTGACCCGCGCCTTTAGGACTTATAAAGAATACGACAAGTTTTTCTACACGCACATCGATTTTCTGCACGAACCTCTGCTCGCCTTCAACGACCGGGAACGGATGCGCCTTCTCGATCTTCCCCATCTGCAATCAAATCCGGAAGAGGCGTTGGCGAATCTTTACTTTGAGCAGCTGCATGAGCTTGATTTTCAACTCGGGCTTTTCCTCGATTATTTGAAAAACTCGGGCCAATGGGATCAAACAGCGATTGTTATTACGGGGGATCATGGTGGTGGGCTTCATTTTGTGAAACACAGCGAGTTCGCCTTGTTTGAGGAGAGGGTCCGGGTCCCCCTGATTGTCAAATATCCGGACTGGCAGGCCAATCCTCTCGAGAGAAAGCCAATCACCAATTCGATCTCCGAGATTTACCGTGTTTTGCATCATCTCTTAAGCCAGAAACTCCCCGACTATCTCGCGGCATTGCCGCAGTATCAGCCGGAATACTCCCAATATGCGTTTTCAGAGACGATCATGAACCCGAACCGGCAATACAAGCGGTACAATCTGGCCGTCATGAATCACCCCTACAAGTATGTTGTCTGGCGCGAGGTCGACTGGGATCGATTCAAGCCAGAGGCAAAGTCGAAGGAATCTTTGTTCCAGTCGAATGGAGAGACCTATCAGGAGGAGAAGGACCTTTGTCATGATCAGCCGGAGGCGGCTGAAAAATACCGCCAGCTCGCCGAAAAAGTTTTAGAGAAGAATCTCCGGTTTATGGAGAAGTATCCTCCGCAGAAGTATTGA
- a CDS encoding oligosaccharide flippase family protein: MNSRELLKSSLFYTVVQYLVLGIGFVRGLFTAKYLGPALMGSYGLVTLILEYLRFSNLGISNAMNLEVSVNKNKAEKSAYVQNVINNAFSYMVVIALLLGAVAVVFHFFAPGFAAAEFSKYTFAIFFIGMVGQIKVFAVLYARLFDKYRFINLIELASAVVLCLLVVLFIADYQLNAVIGSMIASSLLTLSLCLVLIHRKVSLHIDWRLLRKLATIGIPLLLCVLFEKVFQTVDRMLIVRFLTREDLGFFTLAYTVLSNTLVVLSSFTFLNYPKFLERFNMSNYSGEARDRLWHDLKRYSTVYSGVIIAIALIGLILVEPFIKILLPAYGPSIVIYRILMIGSIFEMISYFAGAYLVSNKYQNLILWMLAISTLTSLVLNYFAIHMGWGLVGIAVATSFSMSLYAALKIGFVLAKIGTFSLLRLTDFYKKYILLLAFVIPVLLWLPAHLYLAMPVFLVLYLSELLEVKRRLLPVKSR, encoded by the coding sequence ATGAATTCGCGCGAACTCCTGAAATCATCCCTCTTTTACACGGTGGTCCAGTATCTGGTGCTGGGGATCGGATTTGTCCGGGGGCTTTTTACCGCCAAATATCTGGGGCCGGCGTTGATGGGGAGCTACGGTCTGGTCACGCTCATTTTGGAATATCTGCGATTTTCAAATCTGGGGATTTCAAACGCGATGAATCTTGAAGTCTCCGTCAACAAGAACAAGGCGGAAAAGAGCGCCTATGTGCAAAACGTGATCAACAACGCCTTCTCCTACATGGTGGTGATTGCGCTTCTGTTAGGTGCCGTCGCCGTCGTTTTCCATTTTTTTGCACCCGGTTTTGCCGCCGCGGAGTTTTCAAAATACACCTTCGCCATATTTTTTATCGGCATGGTCGGGCAGATCAAGGTCTTTGCGGTTCTTTATGCCCGCCTGTTTGACAAATACCGCTTCATCAATTTGATCGAGCTCGCCTCGGCGGTCGTTTTGTGCCTCCTCGTCGTTTTGTTCATCGCCGATTATCAGTTGAACGCCGTGATCGGCTCAATGATCGCCTCGTCTCTCTTGACCCTTTCTCTTTGCCTTGTTCTCATCCACCGGAAGGTGAGTTTGCACATTGATTGGCGGCTTCTTCGGAAGCTCGCCACGATCGGCATTCCGCTGCTTCTTTGTGTCCTTTTTGAAAAGGTTTTTCAGACCGTCGATCGGATGTTGATTGTCCGGTTCCTGACCCGTGAGGATCTCGGGTTTTTTACGCTCGCCTACACGGTTCTTTCCAATACCCTGGTGGTGTTGAGCTCCTTTACATTTTTGAATTACCCGAAATTTTTGGAAAGATTCAACATGTCCAACTATTCTGGGGAAGCGAGGGATCGGCTTTGGCATGATCTCAAGCGTTACAGCACGGTCTATTCCGGGGTGATTATTGCGATCGCCTTGATCGGCCTGATCCTGGTGGAACCATTTATCAAGATCCTCCTGCCGGCTTATGGGCCGAGCATTGTGATTTACCGGATCCTGATGATCGGTTCCATTTTTGAAATGATCTCCTACTTTGCCGGCGCCTATCTTGTTTCCAACAAATACCAGAATCTTATCCTCTGGATGTTGGCGATTTCTACGCTCACGTCCCTCGTTCTGAATTATTTCGCTATTCACATGGGGTGGGGGCTTGTCGGAATCGCCGTGGCGACCTCGTTTTCGATGAGTCTCTATGCGGCCCTCAAGATTGGATTTGTACTGGCGAAAATCGGCACCTTTTCTTTGCTCCGGCTAACCGATTTTTACAAAAAATATATTTTGCTCTTGGCGTTTGTCATTCCTGTCCTGCTTTGGTTGCCGGCTCACCTTTATCTCGCGATGCCGGTGTTTCTGGTCCTTTATCTCTCCGAGCTCCTAGAAGTGAAGAGAAGGCTTTTGCCTGTTAAAAGTAGATGA
- a CDS encoding GDP-mannose 4,6-dehydratase — translation MMDKFWKNKRVLVTGADGFIGSHLTEMLLRLKASVSVFVRGNSITGTTCYKLKNIVHLKGDLRKIITGNIASPDAISLIRDDASQIIFHLAADAYVPNSFEHPLEVFETNLTGTLNILTAAQQIKDIQRVVCTSSSEIYGSAQYAPIDEKHPLCPTSPYAASKVAADRASFSFCNTYSLPIAIIRPFNTYGPRHTYDVIPKFISLALAGKELTVDGSGEQTRDFTYIDDMVRAFLTMGSHAKAVGQTVNFGTGVDVSVRDVAEKIVRISGSKSKIVHVPERLAQVKQLLCDYRLAKSLFDYQPRFSIDEGLRLNIDWAKIQKTH, via the coding sequence ATGATGGATAAGTTCTGGAAAAACAAGCGGGTCTTGGTAACTGGAGCGGACGGTTTCATTGGATCCCACCTGACGGAGATGCTACTCCGATTAAAGGCGTCCGTTTCTGTCTTCGTCAGGGGTAATTCAATAACAGGGACGACCTGTTACAAGCTTAAAAACATTGTCCATTTGAAAGGCGATTTACGGAAAATTATCACTGGGAATATCGCCTCCCCTGATGCCATTTCCCTTATCAGGGACGATGCTTCTCAAATTATTTTTCACTTGGCGGCGGATGCTTATGTTCCAAACTCCTTTGAACACCCCCTGGAGGTATTTGAGACAAATTTGACGGGAACACTGAACATTCTAACAGCAGCTCAGCAAATCAAAGATATCCAGAGAGTTGTTTGCACCTCCTCGAGTGAAATTTACGGCAGTGCGCAGTACGCGCCGATCGACGAGAAACATCCTCTCTGCCCAACCTCTCCGTACGCCGCTTCCAAGGTTGCTGCCGATCGTGCTTCTTTTTCCTTTTGCAATACCTACTCCCTGCCAATAGCTATCATCCGTCCTTTTAATACCTATGGGCCTCGCCATACCTATGACGTTATACCCAAATTCATATCATTGGCACTGGCTGGGAAAGAGCTCACGGTTGATGGTTCGGGTGAGCAAACGCGCGATTTTACCTATATTGATGATATGGTTCGGGCATTTCTCACTATGGGTTCTCATGCTAAGGCTGTGGGGCAGACGGTTAATTTTGGTACCGGTGTTGATGTCTCTGTCAGAGATGTTGCCGAGAAAATCGTTCGTATCAGTGGATCAAAGTCGAAGATTGTTCACGTTCCAGAACGGCTGGCGCAGGTAAAACAACTTTTGTGTGACTATCGCTTGGCTAAGAGTCTCTTTGATTACCAACCAAGGTTCTCAATTGACGAAGGTTTGCGACTCAACATTGACTGGGCAAAGATTCAAAAGACACATTAG
- a CDS encoding SDR family NAD(P)-dependent oxidoreductase translates to MKILVTGGVGFIGSFLADELIEKGHEVVLYDNLDPQVHLNGKIPSYYNPKAKFICGDVRDYEKFRDVLLDGVQVVFHFAAAVGITQSQYRIKHYCDVNQGGTTNLLDILANHKHRVCKIIVAASMSSYGEGVCRCERDGEVRPPVRSPEQMERGDWNLYCLLCHSRVETIPTREDAALNCNSIYSINKMNQEQSVLNFGRTYDLPAIALRFFNVYGPRQSLSNPYTGVSAIFMSRIKNNKSPILYEDGLQTRDFVSVHDVVKANILALEKDEGNYHVFNVGSGMPTTIRSVAEKLAEALGVDISPVVSDKFRKGDVRHCCADMTKAKNLLGFYPSVSFDDGLKELVEWSKGEIAADLFHEAEREMVERGLAGHEE, encoded by the coding sequence ATGAAAATCCTTGTTACAGGCGGCGTCGGTTTTATCGGCTCTTTTCTTGCGGATGAATTGATTGAAAAAGGGCACGAGGTGGTTCTTTACGACAACCTTGATCCGCAAGTGCATCTCAACGGGAAGATCCCATCCTATTATAATCCAAAGGCCAAGTTCATCTGTGGTGATGTGAGGGATTATGAGAAGTTTCGTGATGTCCTCCTGGATGGCGTGCAGGTCGTCTTTCACTTTGCAGCCGCAGTTGGCATTACTCAGTCTCAATACAGGATCAAGCATTACTGTGACGTTAATCAAGGTGGTACCACCAACCTTTTGGACATTCTGGCCAACCATAAACATCGAGTTTGCAAGATTATTGTCGCTGCCTCCATGAGTAGCTATGGCGAGGGTGTCTGTCGGTGCGAAAGAGATGGCGAAGTCCGTCCGCCTGTTCGAAGTCCAGAGCAGATGGAGAGAGGTGACTGGAATCTTTACTGCCTGCTATGTCATTCCAGAGTCGAAACAATTCCAACGAGAGAAGATGCCGCTTTAAATTGCAATTCAATCTATTCCATTAACAAAATGAATCAGGAACAGTCAGTCCTCAATTTCGGCCGAACTTATGATCTTCCGGCCATTGCCCTTCGTTTTTTCAATGTCTATGGACCACGGCAGTCCTTATCGAATCCCTATACGGGAGTCAGTGCCATCTTCATGAGCAGGATCAAAAACAACAAGTCTCCAATCCTTTACGAAGATGGCCTCCAGACAAGGGATTTTGTCTCCGTCCACGACGTGGTCAAAGCGAACATTCTGGCTCTTGAAAAAGACGAGGGTAATTACCACGTCTTTAATGTCGGCTCCGGCATGCCGACAACTATTCGTAGCGTCGCCGAGAAATTGGCTGAGGCTCTGGGAGTAGATATTTCCCCTGTGGTTTCCGATAAATTCCGTAAGGGTGATGTGAGACATTGTTGTGCTGATATGACCAAAGCGAAAAACCTTCTTGGATTTTATCCCTCTGTCTCATTTGATGATGGGCTGAAGGAGTTAGTGGAGTGGTCGAAGGGTGAGATTGCCGCCGACCTTTTTCATGAGGCGGAGCGGGAAATGGTAGAAAGAGGGCTGGCAGGTCATGAAGAATAG
- a CDS encoding glycosyltransferase family 4 protein translates to MKNRRRIVLVSPDYPPPLSAGSAVYFYNLVENATEPMDILTAPLPAGMQDVSSRRHGVIHSRFLVRGNDATSIRLFLMYLYLFFWTLKIGVWRRYELVVFFTSVIGNGFFSVLFRLLRVRIISFILAEEIPMARKAPGLKGMLKRLCIKGYSWANAFISNCDFATAILIRMGIDSNRICMIPSPVAHKKICSDFTKRHLRRNGCYEILTVARLAKHKGVHLIIDALDILRKDIPDIHLTVVGDGTEKCSLMDQVSSKGLERHVTFTGAIFDDEKISLLYNSCDLFVLANIMLKNGNCDGTPNVLIEASAHGKPVIAGIEGGTSSAVVDGVTGYLLDPRDISLLSKVMKNLLLDRELAARLGTNGRRKVEEEHNPVKAGLRFSTFLRQVA, encoded by the coding sequence ATGAAGAATAGACGGAGGATTGTGCTTGTGAGCCCGGATTACCCCCCTCCCTTGTCTGCGGGGTCAGCGGTTTATTTTTACAATTTGGTAGAAAACGCTACTGAACCAATGGATATTTTGACGGCCCCATTGCCTGCCGGAATGCAGGATGTATCCAGCAGAAGACATGGGGTCATTCATAGTCGATTCCTGGTTCGGGGTAATGATGCGACATCGATTCGTCTCTTTCTTATGTACCTCTACCTTTTTTTCTGGACCTTAAAGATTGGCGTTTGGCGAAGGTATGAGCTTGTCGTTTTTTTTACCAGCGTCATAGGTAATGGATTCTTCTCCGTGCTGTTCCGATTATTGCGTGTCAGGATTATTAGCTTTATCTTGGCAGAAGAAATTCCAATGGCAAGGAAAGCTCCAGGTTTGAAAGGGATGTTAAAGCGTCTTTGTATTAAGGGATACTCCTGGGCGAACGCCTTTATCAGTAATTGCGACTTTGCGACTGCAATCCTGATCAGAATGGGAATTGATTCGAATCGAATCTGCATGATTCCAAGTCCAGTCGCTCACAAAAAAATTTGCTCGGATTTCACCAAACGTCATCTGCGAAGGAATGGGTGCTATGAAATCCTCACGGTGGCGAGATTGGCGAAACATAAGGGAGTTCATCTCATCATCGATGCTCTAGATATTCTGAGAAAAGATATTCCTGATATCCATCTTACGGTTGTCGGTGATGGCACTGAGAAGTGCTCGTTAATGGACCAGGTATCCAGTAAGGGTTTGGAGAGGCATGTCACCTTCACAGGGGCGATATTCGACGATGAAAAGATTTCTCTCCTCTACAACTCCTGCGACCTGTTTGTGCTGGCAAACATCATGCTTAAGAATGGCAATTGCGACGGGACTCCCAATGTTCTCATCGAGGCAAGCGCCCATGGCAAGCCGGTCATTGCGGGGATCGAAGGGGGAACCTCTTCCGCCGTTGTCGATGGAGTCACAGGCTATCTGCTGGATCCCCGTGATATCAGCCTCTTGAGCAAAGTAATGAAGAATCTTCTTCTTGACAGGGAATTGGCGGCGCGCTTGGGGACAAACGGCCGAAGAAAAGTTGAAGAGGAGCATAATCCTGTGAAGGCAGGTCTCCGGTTTTCTACGTTTCTTCGGCAAGTTGCATGA
- the wecB gene encoding UDP-N-acetylglucosamine 2-epimerase (non-hydrolyzing) gives MPLKVVVILGTRPEVIKMAPIVLRLKEDRKYFETQVCATAQHREMLDQVLHFFGIRPDIDLNLMKPDQTLASLTEDVMRELTNVMVKIKPDLVLVQGDTTTTFVGALTSFYQKIPVGHIEAGLRTDHLSAPFPEEAYRRLVSVLTTLHFAPTERAAQALLREGVSRASIHVTGNTGVDALLEGLHRIESDPPFFDRLQKWFHNYVDPSGFLKHSGRLVVITGHRRENFGEGFKSICAAIRTLSREFARDYFVYPVHLNPNVKGPVYQYLREIPNVRLIEPVDYPQMLYLMQKSCLILTDSGGIQEEAPTLKIPVLIMREKTERPEGIEWGCTHLVGTSEEVIVKKAAAFLTSQEIFRRNSSGNPYGDGKAADRVKQAILFWAGITHQRPAEFL, from the coding sequence ATGCCACTGAAAGTAGTCGTCATTCTTGGAACGCGCCCCGAAGTTATCAAGATGGCCCCCATTGTGTTACGCCTCAAAGAAGATCGTAAATATTTTGAGACACAGGTCTGTGCAACTGCTCAGCACCGAGAGATGCTCGACCAGGTCCTCCATTTTTTCGGAATCCGGCCTGATATCGATCTGAACCTGATGAAACCTGATCAGACTCTAGCCTCCCTCACGGAAGATGTGATGCGGGAGCTGACAAATGTGATGGTAAAGATTAAGCCGGATCTTGTTCTCGTTCAAGGGGACACAACGACGACGTTTGTCGGAGCTCTAACATCCTTCTACCAAAAAATTCCTGTCGGACATATCGAAGCTGGTCTTAGGACCGACCATCTGTCTGCTCCCTTCCCTGAGGAAGCTTATCGAAGATTAGTGAGCGTTCTAACGACACTTCATTTTGCACCGACGGAGAGGGCGGCTCAGGCCCTACTTCGTGAGGGAGTTTCGAGGGCTTCAATTCATGTAACTGGAAATACCGGTGTTGATGCCCTCCTCGAGGGACTTCATCGGATTGAATCTGATCCCCCGTTCTTTGATAGACTTCAAAAGTGGTTTCACAATTATGTCGACCCCTCAGGTTTCCTCAAACATTCTGGACGACTTGTTGTCATCACTGGGCATCGCCGTGAAAATTTTGGCGAGGGATTCAAATCGATTTGCGCGGCCATCCGTACCCTTTCACGGGAGTTTGCTAGGGATTACTTTGTTTATCCAGTTCACTTAAACCCTAATGTCAAGGGGCCAGTCTATCAATACTTGAGAGAGATTCCCAACGTTCGCTTGATTGAACCGGTTGACTATCCTCAAATGTTGTATCTTATGCAAAAGAGCTGTTTGATCTTGACTGACTCCGGTGGAATTCAAGAGGAGGCACCTACCTTGAAGATTCCAGTACTCATCATGAGGGAAAAGACCGAACGGCCGGAGGGAATCGAATGGGGCTGCACTCATCTGGTTGGAACCTCCGAAGAAGTTATCGTGAAGAAGGCGGCTGCTTTTCTCACCTCTCAGGAAATTTTCCGGAGAAACTCATCAGGTAACCCCTATGGTGATGGTAAGGCGGCAGACCGGGTTAAGCAGGCAATTCTATTTTGGGCAGGTATCACACACCAGCGTCCGGCTGAATTTCTTTGA